A stretch of DNA from Triticum dicoccoides isolate Atlit2015 ecotype Zavitan chromosome 2A, WEW_v2.0, whole genome shotgun sequence:
taaaaaaatcaaaataataaaGTTTTATAGGAAAAATGAATTAGTGACAATAGTATTAAccctttaaaaagaaaaaaaaacttgcaTGCCACTTTGCACTGACATTGCACATTTAGTAGTACGCAAAGAATAATTATATAATAGTGCAATCTttccaggtactttatattatttgTGCGTATACATTTACACTGACCCAACATCCAAAAATTCCATACACAAATTCCACATTCTACTATAATTCACACACATATTATTTAGTACTTGCATTTATACTTACACACATAAAAATAAATCTAAAACAATCAAGAACAAAATTTGCACAGAATATACAcacaaatttcttttttttcaaatatgcaagaataagcatacaATAGTGAAACTTCCGCAAAAAAGTTTCCTAAGGagaaatgaattagtggcattgttaGTAACTTAAAAAAGAATAAAACAATAACTAAAAGATCAAAATAATTAAGTTTTAGAGAAAAAAATGAATTATtgacattggtattaccctttcaaaagaaagaaaaaaaacttgcACACCACTTTGCACTGAAATTGCACATTTTGCAGTATGCAAAGAATTAAATATAATAGCACAAGCTTTCCATATACTTTATAGTATTTGTGTGTATACATTTACATTGACCCAACATCCACAAAAGAAAAACAAACTAACCATAAAGGAAAACAAAAAACCAAAgcaaaaaaccaaataaaaacagaaaagaagaaaggGGTCGAGGAGAGGGCCAACAACTCACAAAGTAACAAAAAATAACTAATaaaggaaagagaaaaagaaaaagaacacatagaaacagaaaatagaaataaaaaatgaaGCAAAATACCGACAAAAAAAACAAAGGGAGAGAGATGAATGCTGGATCGCGCTCTTAACGGGCTTCGGTCCAGTGGCAATCGACTGATTCAAATATGCGGCCAATCGAAACAAACAAGCCCAGTGCAACAAGTAGCACAGGCAGAAAAAAATACTACATGAATCATAAAGCAAAAATCAACGGCcaaaaaatcgactaacccaaatttAAAATTCAGGCAAGTTACAAGTAGCAAAGTGCATAAAAATGActcaagacaaaaaagagaaacagaaacacataaaaagaaaagaaaaaatagcatgaACCAGTTTTCTTTAGACACTATCAAATAGCAAAAGCACCATAAAATTTCTCTTTAAATTTAAATTGGCACTGCCCAAGAAACACATAGATTAGTATTTTTCGTCCGCATGTCATCGGTCTAGTGATTAGCACTCACGCTAATTAAGCAAGCTTGCATGCCTGAGCTGCATGCACATTGTAGCGCTAGTCAAGTGCATATGGCAGTGGGGaaaaaatcgattgacccaaacaTAAATTTTCAATCGACTGAAAAGTAGCTAAAGTGTTTGGTAAATGGGGCCTTGGATGTACGAGCAATCtgcctttttccttctttctttcaaggattgagttttcctttttttttccttttctcttcaCCGATTAGGCTGAGAATTAAGAAAATCCTAATAATTTTATAAATACGGTTAATTTTCTTGTAATATCTATCTCATTTGTGAGTTGATATTGAAAACCAAAAGCGCACCAAATTTTGCTTTTGCTCTTTTGACAGCGGATAATTAGCCATGCACCAAGAATGCCAAAAGAGTAATATGTTGTTTTGACGTTAATGATGTGCCCAGTTCATCGTTGGTTGTTGTGTGTTTTTAATTAGGCTGCTTTTCGTGAGCTGACGAAAACCGAATAAGTAAGTGCCTCCAAGCGTCTGCTGGGCATCATGAGCTTGAAGGGTACGTTACTAATTGCTGGAACTTTAGTCCCGTGAAAGCAAGTTCATCGTCTTATTGCCTGCTTGAAGTCactattttttttttttgagggtatGCTTGAAGTCACTATTGAGGTTGTCCTGACTCTTGAAGTTGAAGGCATCACCTGATTGATAGGCACCCCCTTTCCCTGTATGGTGTATTCAGGTTAGTACACATATTATATACATTTAAATATGCTTTAgttatatgaaaaaaaatctgtGCCCATTTTCATCTCACCGGAGCTCTGCATTCCTGGTTACGGCTCTGGCCGTGTCGGAGTGTTTTTTCAAAGCCTGTCTTAGTGGTTTGCTGTCAAAGCCATTCAGTCCCAAAAAACGCACAACAAAAGGCAATCTGGGCAATTTTACAGAAAGACGCCAGCTTCACGCCACACATTTGCAGATTACCCCTCCAAGCCGCATCTCTCCCATTCAGCCTTGCTTCCCCAACTTATCCAAATCCATCTGGGAGGAGCTGGAAGAACCACCAGCCGGCGGCACTGGAATCGNNNNNNNNNNNNNNNNNNNNNNNNNNNNNNNNNNNNNNNNNNNNNNNNNNNNNNNNNNNNNNNNNNNNNNNNNNNNNNNNNNNNNNNNNNNNNNNNNNNNNNNNNNNNNNNNNNNNNNNNNNNNNNNNNNNNNNNNNNNNNNNNNNNNNNNNNNNNNNNNNNNNNNNNNNNNNNNNNNNNNNNNNNNNNNNNNNNNNNNNNNNNNNNNNNNNNNNNNNNNTCCCAAGGTTGTCGGATGGCGCAACTGAGGAGTTGGTGGGGGCCATGTGAGCATGGGTGCGGGCGAGCAGCGGGGTGAGGATCGAGAAGGAGGGAACGAGAGGTGGGCCGAGGACGCGGCCAACGGGACGCGGATATTGACGTACAAATAGGCATCGGCATTGGGCACGCCGCACCGGTAGACAACAATGGCCTAGACTTCGAGCTAGGTGGCTGGAAGCGTAGGTCTGGACGGCGTGGCCATCTTTCCGGCAGGATGATGCGGGATATGACTGAGAGAGAAGAATAGAAGACCGTGCTCGATTGTGCCGGGAGTTGGCCTCACCCGATATTTTGGGTGATAGTTTTCACACAAAAATCCATAGCAAGAGGGGCAACAGGATGGTGGAGTAGAGAAACTTGGACATGGCAAGCAACCACCGCCATGTCTCCCTCTTCGACGGCCGACCTGCACGGTCAGATCTAGAAAGAGATACCGGGGCAAGCTTAAAGGCAAATCCGATTTGCTGAGATCCGCTAACTACAACCATGGCTATACAACAGGAGGGATCCTTGCCTGCCCCACTCAACTTCGGCGATCGCCGGAAAAGGGAGGCGAGGGGTCGGCGGCAAGGAATTTGGCAGGGTTCTCGAAACCTCGTTTGTTTTGTCGCGAGGGGAGGAGAAACGTCCCAAATACTTTTCTTCTCACGGTGAAACGTCTAGAATACCGGTGTTGTGTTCCGAAGCCTTCTTCAAAGTTATGTCCGATATTGGGGGTGTTACCGCAAAAGTGCGAGTCATGTGGCTAGAGGACAACGCATCTTAATCTCAGTCACACATTTCAGATCGAACAGTACACATGACGTGAAGACAtgtataccatcatcaccaacttagtaggAGTAGATAAAGAATAATTAGTCAAACTTTGTGTCGTTTGACTTTAAAGAAATCTTCGGAGTAAAAGGAAACGAGGGGAGCACTTAGCAGCTAGTAGCCTGGATACTCATGCGTTTGCTAGCTATATCCATACATGAAATTATAACCTGAAATGGATCGAGCTATGTAATCAGACAACTACTGTGGTCAAAGATGTCTGATTGGTCACAGACACACTGCAGACTGGTAAAGATAGGCAGCTAGCTGATCGATCGAGGCTGCGATGATAAAACAGGAGCCTGGAACGCGCCGGCGACACGCTGACCGACATGACGACGCCGATCAGTTTCCGGCCGCCAGAGGCCAGGTGAGCTCGAGGCCGCCGAAGTCATCCCATGCGCCGGTGGGGGCGAGCGCCCCGTCGCAGCCACCCCACGGCGTCCCGAGCCCGTCGTAGAGGTGGTCTGTGGCCGTCGGCGTGGTCCACTGGAACCCGGCGAGCCCGAGGTCGAACTGCGGCAGGAAGACGGGGCCGTCGTCGGTGAGGAACGGGAAGACCGGGAGCGGGGTAAGCGTGTCCTGCTGTTCCggctgcggcggtggcggcgagtcGGAGGACGTCGTGTGGGGCTCGGCGGAGGACCTGCGGCGCTTGCcgctgccggagcggcggcggcaCGCCCCTCCGACGGGGACCTTGCGGAGCGTGCCGCCGTGCGTCCAGTGGCGGCGGCAGGTGCGGCAGTAGTGGCGCGGGTGCGCGGTGCTGTAGTTGTTGTAGTAGCAGAACTTGGTGTCGGTGGAGCTGCACCGCGGGCACTCCAGCTTCGGCGGCTGCTGCTGGCTCTGGCCGTGGCCGTTCTTCTTGCTCGCCGCTCCCTCCTGGTCACCTCCTTGCTTGCCGGATTGAGACAGAGTGAGCAGTGAGCAGAGACTGACCTGCGCGAGCTGTTGCTCTTGCTCTTGTTCAGCAGCGTCGGGGGCGGAgtcggcggcggggaggagcgAGGCGGAAGCTGGAGCCATCGAATGCCGTGCGGGACTGCGGGCGGGGCAGCGCATGCCGTGTCCGGCCCGGCCGGCTTAAAACGAGCTGCGGCCTGTGGGCGCGCGTGGTGATCACCGAGCTACACCCTACTCGTACTCGTAGGCTCGTAGCAGGTAGGGTGAGCtaggagaggaaggagagagtgaGACGTAGCGGTCAGTGTGAGCTGGACCGAtgggcggcaagcggcggcggcaaTCAGCAGATGATGGAGCTGACGGATCGATCGACGGGAGCGGTTGGTCGTGGCCTACTAGTAGTAGTAACCTATGCGAGGCCGTGCGTGCAGTGGGTGTTCTATATGTAGAAgccggcgcggcggcgggcccGCGTGTGACTCGGCATGGACGTACGGCCGGAGAACTAGATGCCCTCCTTGCGCCCGAAGGTAGCTTCCTCCACCGAGCACGGTGCCGAGATACTGTGATGGACGTAACCCGACCCAACTGTTCTGTGACCGGCGCGTAGGGCGTCGTCGCACCAACATCTGGCATCGCCGCCACTGGGCCACGGCGGCGCACCGGCCGGACTCAAGCATCCAGTGTGTTCTGCATGCGTGACAACGTTAGCCAGCGGGGGCGGGTCGGCGTTAATGGGAACGGGCTACAGCTAGCGGGGCCTCGTCGTGTGCTCTGCTGGTCGCGTCACCGTGACGAGGCGCGGGACCGCCGGAGGTTGGCGAGCTAGGTGAGAGGACAAAAGGGGGACATGGTCGGTGCCGCTTTTTCCACGGGACGGGGCCACACGCAGCGTGCGACGGCGACGGCGCTGTCACCGTCGTCCCGGGGTGACGGGGTGAGGTTAATTTCTGCGCTAGCTTTTCGTTGGCCGACGTACAGGAGCCGCAGAGGGCCGCCGGCGCGATCCCGCGTTTCTCGTCGACGGATCCATACCATATGGTGGCTCCTATGCTGCGAGGCCACGCTGCTCCATCGGCGTTGTCAAGGCTCAAGAGCCAAGTCCTGTTCCCGgcagaaaaaaaaaacaaattctaTTAATTTGGACGATTTTTTTCCCAGTGAAAACTTTTCTCATGCCAAGGATCAACTCCTGATTACCTTTGATGTCCAAAAATAAACTCCTGATTTCCTCCAAATATATCAAAATTTTGTTATTATGTCCAAATCGATGGTGTTATATAGTCTTTTTttaacatagtactccctccggtcctttttactccgcatataagaattgtctgaagtcaaacttcataaagtttgaccatatttatatgaaaaaatatcaacatctatcatgctaaagttatacaatacgAAAATTTAAGTCATAACGCTTCTACTAATATTGAtttcacattgtgaatgttgaaaagttggtcaaactttacgaggcttgacttcagacaaatcttatatgcacaATATATGTCGCTCACATACACGCATTCCTATGAAACACACACATATACTCTACCCCTATGATATTTTAACCACATGCGCCTCGTAGTCGACGAAAACGTCTCCTATCACTGAACGAACATCGCCGGAAGCCCGAAATAAATTCAGGAGTAATGCGAGCACCAACATCAAGTCTAGGACTTGCACCATGCGCTGGGATACCATGGTCCTTCTAACCATACAAACACAAGTTGGTTCACCATGGTTTTATATACTCATGTGGCATGATCTCGATTCTTCCCAGTATTGCATAAATCCTGACAGGAAACATGGGGGACGGAACATAGACAAAAAGGGTCATCTATTCATCGTTGGCTACTTGTTTTTACATTTAAAAATCATTTGATTTTCCAGCACCGTCGGATGAAATCCAACGGTTGACAGTGTTTCCTCGTTTTCCGGATCTTCCTCGTCACGACTTCCCTCTCGAGCCGTCTANNNNNNNNNNNNNNNNNNNNNNNNNNNNNNNNNNNNNNNNNNNNNNNNNNNNNNNNNNNNNNNNNNNNNNNNNNNNNNNNNNNNNNNNNNNNNNNNNNNNNNNNNNNNNNNNNNNNNNNNNNNNNNNNNNNNNNNNNNNNNNNNNNNNNNNNNNNNNNNNCCCTCCCGCTCCTGTCGACCATCCCTCTAAATATCCCCGCATCAAAGTTGTCTCCAGCAATCTCACAGCCCACCCAAACCTGGCATAGCCTCCTACTCACTACCGCCGTTGACGCCTCAGCCAACCATGGCGCCCCCGTCTCCAGCTCGAGGTTATGCATTTTTCATCTTCATCCAAATCGACCGACACACTTTTTTTCCATGGAACTGAGATTTAGCAAATGCAACAAGAAATGACCATCTGATCTATGATATCTGATTCTCCTTGCTCTTGCAAGTTTCAACGCATAGACACGACCCAACCAATTACTTTGGTTATCTACAAGATAGACATCTTTGTGGGGCGACACATTATCAGAGAGTAAGATGAGAATCAAGTGGGGGCATAGTTAAAAGGTTCATGAAATTTCACTGGGAATTCTGTGATTTCTAGGGCTACCAAGGTGATTATCGGGAAATTTCTGGTCACGTCTAAACTAAATTCATTTTTGGGTAAACAAATCTCATTTTTAATCAAAATTTTCCAGAATGATATTCAATTTCTAGACACGGGGCGACGAGGTGTAATAACGTGGGGCGAAAATATGTGACCGTGTATAGCGTGCAAAGTGAGCACAAGGGGCAAGAAACAGGCGCCACGGTGATGCTAACATGGGGGCATTAtaggcagtggcggagctagataGGATGTTCAGGGGTGCGAGGTAGATAATAtggttgttggggggggggggtaaaaattGTAGGTCAAGATGGAGAAGCCAGGGGCGAGAGAGTGGAACCCAAGATGAGATTTTTTTTAGAATGTCGCAGTCTCCCTAGGAATAGTTTTAAAATGTTGATATCGATATCCATATGATCAAATTCTTTCAATCccataatattttgcatgcataTAGATTTTTGAATCAACGTACTATGGTTTCCTAACGGCCGATTATCGCAGGCTTACCGTCCGAGAAATAGCAAAACCAAAATGGTAAGGGCATGCATGCACAACCATTATACAGACACAATACTTTCTTAGTCCCAAAATAAGCGTAGAGAAGACAAAATTAATCATATTATGCAAATGCAGTGAAAGTATATCCTATTGTTATCTCCTACGTGTGTGTGGGTGAGCGGGTCTATCCGGCGCGCACTACGAGGCGGCTAATATGTTTGCTTCGGTGATGAATCAGTCCAGTGTAAACGTGAGTTGAGTGTGTCGGCAGAAGATTAGCCACGGGCAGTACCACGACTGCAAGCGAGGCTCAATAGAGAAATGTCATGCACTTTCGGCAACGTACGGACGTCGACCCTTCTTGACTGGCTACAGAGCCGTGCAACCTTCCAATTTTCAGCTCCGTCAACCTCACCCGTGCGGGCGCGCACAATATAAATAATGCTGCATTGGATGCGGACCGATCGGAAGACAATGTTCAGGCCGGTTCAACGCTTGCAACTGAGCTCAAATTCTTCTTAAAAAAGTAAGGTCAAATTGGTCACATTCCAAAAATATGAATTAAGATGGGTGTTGAAACGTCGTTCCTCTACAGGCAACTGAGAAGACCAAAGGGGTTTCACTGCCTCACCCGCATAGTTGCCGGAACCCCCTCCCCACCCTCACTCTCCACGCGTCGACGGAGGGATCACGTCCTTTCTTTAGGTAGTTCCTATGCGTTGGTCAGGATGataaggcggcggcggcgtctcaAAGTTGGAATAATTACCATCATATTCCTGCTAGGGTGGTGCGCTTAGCACCGGCGGAGAGCATGCGTCGGTGGTTCGATCCATTTCATTCTAAGGGCATCAAGATGCCCCCCAGGCGTTTTTTCGttcgccggcgccaaaaaatcggcccaaTCGCGTCCCCAAGAGCCCAGTTTTTGCCAGCTCGggtcgaaattggcgccggcggacccaacccgaacccagCGCGCTGGGGctcgctcgggggcgccgggcaaatcgtttttggcgcgaagagacgcgggcccgccgcgtcagcgactctaccctcttctcgccccttctcgtcctcatcgcctcgtttcccgcggcgaatcaatgccaaagctgccacgCGCTGCcgtgccggtcagcctccattgatgcctcacgggcggcagtGAAGGCTGGGCGGCGCATCCCTCGGCCGCCACGCAATCACGCCACGCGTAACGCGCTGGCCAAGCCTACCACGCGGCGTCTCCGCCTATAAAAGTCGACTGCAAGCGCGCCGGAAAGACTCACCCCGATCATCCACCGACGACGCGCTCATTTCTCCCCCTTTCATCCTCTCGCCGTCACCAGTTGAGAAAGCATGGCCGAGcgtttcccaggcgacggcgcggcggtgaACAGATTCGGGCGCCGTCATCTGCAtgaggacgaggctcgcctccttttcgaggccgagtacccggtcccgccggacatgcgggtgcccggggcttggaggatcagcgccggcggcgtgccggtgccaccaccacccaccggggggacgcggcgtgcggagatcgcacgcatccgtgCGTCCCtaccgcgggcggcgagggaggggccacggtacgtccccgacaggccgctctgggagccctacttccgccgccgtcacgccgagcagctcgaggccaccaacggcgtcgtgccctccggcaggctcaactccgatGGCCGGCGCCGGTGCTGGGGCGTGCCCGaccgcacgttggaggccgtcctcgagtacatcgagggcggcaacacgccgcgcctcgagtaccccgttcccccgtccttctcacgccgccggggaagctcctggacgccgaggcgcatggagacccgggcgtcctcctcctcgtccggcggctctccctgcctccacctccgccccgtcaagccggagccccaggacacgcctgtcagcgcgcgtACCCGTAGCTCcggcggctctccctgcctccacctccgccccgtcaagccggagccccaggacacgcctgtcagcgcgcgtACCCGCAGCTCCGGTGCCCTCGTCGAGCCCAAGGTGGAGTCCAGCCTCCCccagagtacgaggagatagcccggcgcggcttctccgacgaggacgtcaTGCGGTGGTCGCGCGACGACTACGTGCGCGAGGAGATGGTCCGGTAGCGCCGGGCCCTGGAAGTGATCGCCCCTTGcaaacgtgggcgcgaggacgaggacGGTGTCGTCGTCCTCGATAGCGACGACGAcgccgcccccggaccgtccaacccgccgcgccaaccgggagagggatgcagcagggacggcggaggcgtaggcgggggcgacgacgacgacgacgacggcggtgactacacgcggttctacagcctcctcggcatgtagaaccgcgtgggcgggcggcgaggaagacggcggggtagcccgcggtagttttttttttttgtaaaatatgtttaaatttgaacgaactcgtCCGTATTTGCATTGTGTTTACGccaaatttaaacattttaaaaactcATGGGGCCGCGACTGAAGGGCATTACGTCCCCAGTgtgcggtttagcgccggtgctcTCCCAGGAGACGATTTTTAGCCCCTTCTAGAAGGCCAACGGGTGGAGATGCCCTAATCACGAATTCAGACGATGCAATGTATTTTTTGGATGAAAAAGGCTCACGTTGAGATAATACAATAAAGCGGTGTCCTGCCGACCAACGTTTGCAGCGACAGCGACTCAACGCTGTAGGCGATCGGAACCGCGGCCGCATATGATTGAGAACTAGTTTAATCATGAGCTCGATCACAAGCTGCGCTTCCACAATGGTGCTCTCATGACTGTTACGTGTACGCACGCCTCCTACTTCCCCTCTCGCCCGGTCATCAACTTGTTATAACTTACCATTAATATTAAGGAAAACGATTCAGATCAGACGGCTGATCCAGCGCGAGCATCCGCCGCCTCTTCCGTGCAATGTGCGTGTTGCGTGAGACCCGTCCAGCATTATCTGTATGGAGTAGTTTCCTTCATCTTTATCTCATCCACACTAACCGCTcaacctttttctttctttcatggCGTTTTGTCTCTCTCAAGCCTTCTCTCAATCTCCCACCCAAATCTCCTACTAgatgttgttgtttttttgccgctAGTGCGTGGTTCAGGGAACTGCGACTGCATGCAAGACCTCGTCCATGCCGCCCCTGACCATCACCGGCCGTGCGAATAGCGACGGTGTTGTCAGCAACGGTGGCAGTGTTTCCGAAACATCATCTTTGTTGCAATTTTTTCTGCAATATCCTGTGTGTTGCAAAAGCTCCTTCttcaataacatggcaaaagaattcTGCAACAAAATCTCTGGTGCGAAAAAATTCTGCAACAAGGCTTGTGTTGCAATAATGGCGGACATTGCTAGTTGCAAAAATTAAAATCTGCAACAAGATCTCGGTTGCAAAATAAATCCGCAACAAGGCTTGTGTTACAATAATGGAGGTTGTAAAAAAAATGTGCAACAAGGCATGCGTTGCAATAATGAAGGGTGATGCTGGTTGCAAAATATTTCTACAACAAGGCTTGTGTTGCAATAATGGAGAGTGCCGCTGGCCACTCGATGCACCAGATCCGATGGCTGGCGACCCGACCGATCTTTTAAAACGATCCGCCGGCGGACG
This window harbors:
- the LOC119357123 gene encoding dof zinc finger protein DOF2.2-like codes for the protein MRCPARSPARHSMAPASASLLPAADSAPDAAEQEQEQQLAQVSLCSLLTLSQSGKQGGDQEGAASKKNGHGQSQQQPPKLECPRCSSTDTKFCYYNNYSTAHPRHYCRTCRRHWTHGGTLRKVPVGGACRRRSGSGKRRRSSAEPHTTSSDSPPPPQPEQQDTLTPLPVFPFLTDDGPVFLPQFDLGLAGFQWTTPTATDHLYDGLGTPWGGCDGALAPTGAWDDFGGLELTWPLAAGN